A window of the Mucilaginibacter sp. cycad4 genome harbors these coding sequences:
- a CDS encoding murein L,D-transpeptidase catalytic domain family protein gives MRKHFLWVTMAIFFLSATILSWRSDGANRSVSVKRKNAAFTTKELFGQYVNNLYEAARLQEAGLAFNVFEKAVTGYTNLKLSHQVPQNSDVLTVVDFTKSSREKRMWIINLFSKQLVLNTWVAHGSGSGEEMASRFSDTNDSHQSSVGFYVTDKVYIGKHGRSLYLDGMDPGFNGSARMRSIVVHGANYVGQAAINEQGYIGRSFGCPAVSPKVVNKVINTIAGKTVFFINGNDESYYSKYLDEAGPLNLMASADTSFTFAKF, from the coding sequence ATGAGGAAACATTTTTTGTGGGTTACTATGGCGATCTTTTTCCTTTCGGCAACAATTTTAAGCTGGAGATCGGATGGTGCAAACAGATCAGTGAGTGTAAAGAGAAAAAATGCAGCGTTTACAACAAAGGAACTATTCGGGCAATACGTCAATAATTTATACGAGGCAGCTCGCCTTCAGGAGGCTGGTTTAGCTTTTAATGTATTTGAAAAAGCTGTAACTGGCTATACCAACCTGAAACTTTCGCACCAGGTACCTCAAAACAGCGACGTGCTTACGGTGGTTGATTTTACCAAATCCAGCCGTGAAAAACGCATGTGGATTATCAACCTGTTCAGTAAACAATTGGTGCTTAACACTTGGGTAGCACACGGATCCGGTAGCGGCGAAGAAATGGCCAGTCGTTTTTCAGATACTAATGATTCGCATCAAAGCAGTGTTGGATTTTATGTTACCGATAAAGTATACATAGGTAAACATGGCCGTTCGTTGTATCTTGACGGTATGGACCCCGGTTTTAATGGCAGTGCGCGGATGCGCAGCATTGTTGTACATGGTGCTAATTATGTTGGCCAGGCGGCCATAAATGAGCAGGGATACATAGGCAGAAGCTTTGGTTGCCCGGCGGTATCGCCAAAAGTGGTTAATAAAGTTATCAATACTATTGCAGGCAAAACCGTTTTCTTTATTAACGGAAACGATGAATCATACTATTCAAAATACCTGGATGAGGCGGGACCGCTTAATTTAATGGCGAGCGCTGATACTTCATTTACTTTTGCTAAGTTTTAA
- a CDS encoding L,D-transpeptidase family protein, which translates to MIAEDMFRITHNEIFKKADTEEYIPVFKRVFAKYRSKTANPLVIESFFRKNEYQPLLVINHLNNGDLEALPEYLDKINEHGLDPTVYPSAEIKALVAKLKDKTAIKTIDEAYETVAKLEILAAGALVKYSNALQYGVINPKKIYSRYFMATRRPDSTTMLATLNRADFKTFLDSIQPKSPQYLALQKAYRDSATIQGLSKEESKRYLLVSLERLRWRNKPFEPKYVIVNIPDFRLDVMEDGKSVLNMKVCVGQGRNMKNQNTLEHFDDTAKADKPFPRETPILNSLIHSVQVNPIWNIPRSIATKEIIVEAADDRYYLSNKNIDVFKDGKKIEDPETIDWSQVTPDNLEYEFKQRPGEDNSLGKIKFLFKNRSSVYLHDTPNKEAFRHAMRAVSHGCVRLGDPLGLARNLFGEGADLDTISKDMIEDKPEPTNIGLPKRTPIYITYVTCWADENGTIQYRPDVYGLDIVLYAHLQSFMAR; encoded by the coding sequence ATTCGCAAAATACAGATCTAAAACGGCCAACCCATTAGTTATTGAATCATTTTTTAGAAAGAACGAATACCAGCCACTCTTAGTTATAAACCACTTAAACAATGGCGACCTGGAGGCTCTACCAGAATATCTGGATAAGATCAACGAACATGGCCTCGACCCTACTGTATACCCATCGGCAGAGATCAAAGCGCTTGTTGCTAAACTTAAAGACAAAACAGCTATAAAAACAATTGATGAGGCTTATGAAACTGTTGCCAAACTTGAAATTTTAGCGGCCGGAGCATTGGTAAAATATTCCAATGCTTTGCAATACGGCGTGATCAATCCTAAAAAGATCTATTCGAGATATTTTATGGCCACCCGCCGACCCGATAGTACAACAATGCTTGCCACTTTAAACCGGGCAGATTTTAAAACATTCCTTGACAGTATCCAGCCCAAAAGCCCGCAATATTTAGCTTTGCAAAAAGCTTACAGGGATAGCGCTACCATACAAGGCCTTTCAAAAGAGGAAAGCAAACGCTATTTATTGGTTAGCCTTGAACGCTTACGCTGGAGAAATAAACCTTTCGAACCCAAATACGTGATTGTAAATATCCCTGATTTCAGGCTTGACGTTATGGAAGATGGCAAATCGGTTTTAAATATGAAAGTTTGCGTAGGCCAGGGGCGTAACATGAAAAACCAAAACACGCTTGAACACTTTGATGATACCGCGAAGGCTGATAAGCCTTTCCCCAGGGAAACACCTATATTAAACAGCCTGATCCACAGCGTTCAGGTAAACCCCATTTGGAATATCCCGCGCAGCATTGCCACTAAAGAGATCATTGTTGAAGCTGCTGATGACCGTTATTACCTCTCCAATAAAAACATAGATGTTTTTAAAGATGGTAAAAAGATTGAAGACCCGGAAACGATCGACTGGTCACAAGTTACGCCCGACAATTTGGAATACGAGTTTAAACAACGCCCCGGCGAAGACAATTCATTGGGTAAAATAAAGTTTCTGTTTAAAAACCGCAGCAGCGTTTATCTGCACGATACACCTAATAAAGAAGCATTCAGGCATGCTATGCGGGCCGTAAGCCACGGTTGTGTACGATTAGGCGATCCACTCGGCCTGGCGCGAAACCTATTTGGTGAAGGTGCAGACCTCGATACTATTTCAAAAGATATGATTGAAGATAAACCAGAGCCTACCAATATCGGTTTACCAAAGAGAACGCCTATTTACATCACGTATGTAACCTGCTGGGCTGATGAAAATGGTACTATCCAATACAGGCCAGATGTTTATGGTTTAGATATAGTGCTTTACGCACACCTGCAAAGCTTTATGGCCAGGTAA